A window of the Streptomyces formicae genome harbors these coding sequences:
- a CDS encoding hemolysin family protein, which translates to MSLLQLLFAVLLVLGNGFFVGAEFALVSVRRSQIEPLAAAGSTRARQVLHGLENLPQMMAAAQFGITVCSLTLGAVAEPTVAHLLEPVFHAVHVPEGLVHPLGYVIALAVVVFLHLVIGEMLPKNLAMASPERTALWLSPALVGFARLCRPVTAGLGACARLVLKLFGVEPKDEIEAVFTSDQLGRLVEDAGQAGLLDPEEQERLGDALELGSRPVTDVLIARSALVTVPPSVTPRQVEGLTVRTGYSRFPVRGEGGGPFMGYLHVKDVLDLEDGERAVPQHIWRPMATLRAELPLDDALTVMRRAATHLAQVADGSGRVLGLVALEDVLEMLVGEVRDPAHRAVPVVPVPMPPSPGGERALAG; encoded by the coding sequence GTGAGCCTCCTCCAACTGCTGTTCGCCGTGCTCCTCGTGCTGGGCAACGGCTTCTTCGTCGGCGCCGAGTTCGCGCTGGTGTCCGTACGCCGCAGCCAGATCGAACCGCTCGCCGCAGCGGGCTCGACACGGGCCCGGCAGGTGCTGCACGGTCTGGAGAACCTGCCGCAGATGATGGCCGCCGCACAGTTCGGCATCACCGTCTGCTCGCTGACGCTGGGCGCGGTGGCCGAGCCGACGGTGGCGCATCTGCTGGAGCCGGTCTTCCACGCCGTGCACGTCCCCGAGGGCCTGGTCCATCCGCTCGGCTATGTCATAGCCCTCGCCGTCGTCGTCTTCCTGCACCTCGTCATCGGCGAGATGCTCCCGAAGAACCTCGCGATGGCGAGCCCCGAGAGGACCGCGCTGTGGCTCAGCCCGGCACTGGTCGGCTTTGCCCGGCTGTGCCGCCCCGTCACTGCGGGGCTCGGGGCCTGCGCCCGGTTGGTGCTGAAGCTGTTCGGGGTCGAGCCCAAGGACGAGATCGAGGCCGTCTTCACCAGCGACCAGCTCGGCCGGCTGGTCGAGGACGCGGGCCAGGCGGGTCTGCTCGACCCGGAGGAGCAGGAGCGGCTCGGGGACGCGCTGGAGCTGGGCAGCCGCCCGGTGACGGACGTCCTCATCGCCCGGTCGGCCCTCGTCACCGTGCCGCCGTCGGTCACCCCGCGCCAGGTCGAGGGGCTGACGGTGCGCACCGGCTACTCCCGTTTCCCGGTGCGTGGCGAGGGCGGCGGGCCGTTCATGGGCTATCTGCACGTGAAGGACGTCCTCGACCTGGAGGACGGCGAGCGGGCGGTGCCGCAGCACATCTGGCGGCCGATGGCGACGCTGCGGGCGGAGCTGCCGCTGGACGACGCGCTGACCGTGATGCGGCGGGCGGCGACGCATCTGGCGCAGGTCGCGGATGGGTCGGGGCGGGTGCTGGGGCTGGTGGCCCTGGAGGACGTCCTGGAGATGCTCGTCGGCGAGGTCCGGGACCCGGCCCACCGGGCGGTTCCCGTCGTCCCGGTCCCCATGCCCCCGTCGCCGGGCGGCGAGCGCGCGCTGGCAGGCTGA
- a CDS encoding PH domain-containing protein: MSVDQQELPALPVTFRPTRTRAVLLSVGTVMFAVITAVAFALEKLSAGERISFVLTALAFFGVLALLSRPKVVADEQGVTVVNLTRSRRLEWAEILRVNLRPGDPWVFLDLSDGTSLPALGIQPGINRQHAVRDARALRALAESRGTGTDDRP; the protein is encoded by the coding sequence ATGTCTGTGGACCAACAGGAGCTTCCCGCGCTCCCCGTGACCTTCCGGCCGACCCGCACCCGGGCCGTGCTGCTGTCCGTCGGCACGGTGATGTTCGCCGTCATCACCGCCGTCGCGTTCGCGCTGGAGAAGCTCAGTGCGGGCGAGCGGATCAGCTTCGTCCTCACCGCGCTCGCCTTCTTCGGCGTCCTGGCCCTGCTCAGCCGCCCCAAGGTCGTCGCCGACGAGCAGGGGGTCACGGTGGTCAACCTCACCCGCAGCCGCCGGCTGGAGTGGGCGGAGATCCTCCGTGTCAACCTCCGTCCGGGTGACCCCTGGGTCTTCCTCGATCTGAGTGACGGCACCAGCCTCCCGGCGCTCGGCATCCAGCCCGGAATCAACCGGCAGCACGCCGTCCGCGACGCACGGGCCCTGCGCGCCCTCGCGGAGTCCCGCGGCACCGGCACGGACGACAGGCCCTGA
- a CDS encoding riboflavin synthase yields MFTGIVEELGEITAVEELADASRFRLRGPLVTDGAMHGDSIAVNGVCLTVVETGGGEFTADVMAETLKRSSLGALGVGSRVNLERPMVADGRFGGHIVQGHVDGTGAIIERTPSENWEIVRVSLPAELSRYVVEKGSITVDGVSLTVVEAGSDYFTVSLIPTTLALTTLGIKQPGDPVNLEVDVIAKYVERMLGADAKGSAE; encoded by the coding sequence GTGTTCACCGGAATCGTCGAAGAACTGGGCGAGATCACCGCCGTCGAGGAGCTCGCTGACGCGTCCCGTTTCCGACTGCGCGGCCCCCTCGTCACCGACGGCGCCATGCACGGCGACTCCATCGCCGTCAACGGCGTCTGCCTCACCGTCGTCGAGACCGGCGGCGGCGAGTTCACCGCCGATGTGATGGCCGAGACGCTCAAGCGCTCCAGCCTCGGCGCGCTCGGCGTCGGCTCCCGGGTCAACCTGGAGCGGCCCATGGTGGCCGACGGCCGCTTCGGCGGGCACATCGTCCAGGGACACGTCGACGGCACCGGCGCGATCATCGAGCGCACCCCGTCCGAGAACTGGGAGATCGTCAGGGTCTCGCTCCCCGCGGAGCTCTCGCGCTACGTCGTCGAGAAGGGCTCCATCACCGTCGACGGAGTCAGCCTCACCGTCGTCGAGGCCGGGTCCGACTACTTCACCGTCAGCCTCATCCCCACCACCCTCGCCCTGACCACGCTCGGCATCAAGCAGCCCGGCGACCCGGTCAACCTCGAGGTCGACGTGATCGCCAAGTACGTCGAGCGGATGCTCGGCGCGGACGCGAAGGGGAGCGCCGAGTGA
- a CDS encoding nicotinamide mononucleotide transporter family protein gives MDWLNSEAFTAVGQHIKWSDMTGNVIGLVALALGWRRSLWTWPAQFLSGLILFAAFATSHLTGSAGKQVVVMAVAAWGYWQWTRGRQQAQDGSVAVRFATWRERGVMLAGAALGTVAVALLFTAYPTLSWDPWPDAYIFVGTLVAMYAQARGMVEFWFAWLLVDLVGVPLNFANGFAFSGFVYVIYGALVLWGLRDWWLRTRTTPALEGAAA, from the coding sequence CTGGACTGGCTGAACTCGGAGGCGTTCACCGCCGTCGGGCAGCACATCAAGTGGTCCGACATGACCGGCAACGTGATCGGCCTCGTCGCCCTCGCGCTCGGCTGGCGCCGCTCGCTGTGGACCTGGCCCGCCCAGTTCCTGTCCGGCCTCATCCTCTTCGCCGCGTTCGCCACCTCCCATCTGACCGGCAGCGCCGGCAAGCAGGTCGTCGTGATGGCCGTCGCGGCCTGGGGCTACTGGCAGTGGACCCGCGGCCGGCAGCAGGCCCAGGACGGCTCCGTCGCCGTCCGCTTCGCCACCTGGCGCGAGCGCGGTGTCATGCTCGCCGGGGCCGCGCTCGGCACCGTCGCCGTCGCCCTGCTGTTCACCGCGTACCCGACCCTGTCGTGGGACCCGTGGCCGGACGCGTACATCTTCGTCGGCACGCTCGTCGCCATGTACGCCCAGGCGCGCGGCATGGTCGAGTTCTGGTTCGCCTGGCTGCTGGTCGACCTCGTCGGCGTGCCGCTCAACTTCGCGAACGGCTTCGCCTTCTCCGGATTCGTCTACGTCATCTACGGCGCGCTCGTCCTGTGGGGCCTGCGCGACTGGTGGCTCCGGACCCGCACGACCCCTGCCCTGGAAGGAGCGGCAGCATGA
- a CDS encoding bifunctional 3,4-dihydroxy-2-butanone-4-phosphate synthase/GTP cyclohydrolase II, which yields MRTTWYAEEDLSLDPVEQAIRDIAAGRPVVVVDDEDRENEGDLVIAAEMATPEIVAFMMSECRGLICAPMESDELERLQLPQMVEHNTESMSTAFTVSVDAAPAHGVTTGISAADRAITLRLLASGKAEAGDLVRPGHVFPLRAKPGGVLVRNGHTEAAVDLARLAGLRPAGAIVEIAGEDGVMLRLPELVPFARKHGLTIISIEDLIAYRRTSEPTVRREAEVNLPTAHGAFTAYGYRSTVDGVEHVALVHGDIGDGEDVLVRVHSECLTGDIFHSLRCDCGPQLEASMERITEAGRGVVVYLRGHEGRGIGLLSKLRAYELQERGRDTLDANLELGLPADARDYAAGAQILDDLGVRSLRLLTNNPDKITALVRHGLKVEGREPMAVQAGEHNLRYLRTKRDRMGHDLPWLDAATAASTCGNQ from the coding sequence ATGCGTACCACGTGGTACGCCGAGGAGGACCTCTCCCTCGACCCCGTGGAGCAGGCCATCCGCGACATCGCCGCCGGGCGGCCGGTTGTGGTCGTCGACGACGAGGACCGCGAGAACGAGGGCGACCTCGTCATCGCCGCGGAGATGGCCACCCCCGAGATCGTCGCGTTCATGATGAGCGAGTGCCGTGGGCTGATCTGCGCGCCCATGGAGAGCGACGAACTGGAGCGGCTCCAGCTGCCGCAGATGGTCGAGCACAACACCGAGTCGATGAGCACGGCCTTCACCGTCTCCGTCGACGCGGCCCCCGCGCACGGCGTGACCACCGGCATCTCCGCCGCCGACCGGGCCATCACCCTCCGACTGCTGGCGAGCGGCAAGGCCGAGGCCGGCGACCTCGTCCGCCCCGGGCACGTCTTCCCGCTGCGTGCGAAGCCCGGCGGGGTCCTGGTGCGCAACGGCCACACCGAAGCCGCCGTGGACCTGGCCCGGCTCGCGGGGCTGCGCCCCGCCGGAGCCATCGTCGAGATCGCCGGCGAGGACGGCGTCATGCTGCGGCTGCCCGAGTTGGTCCCGTTCGCCCGCAAGCACGGCCTCACGATCATCTCCATCGAGGACCTGATCGCCTACCGCCGCACCTCCGAGCCGACCGTCCGCCGCGAGGCGGAGGTCAACCTGCCGACCGCGCACGGCGCGTTCACGGCGTACGGCTACCGCTCCACCGTGGACGGCGTCGAGCACGTCGCGCTCGTCCACGGCGACATCGGCGACGGCGAGGACGTCCTCGTCCGCGTCCACTCCGAGTGCCTCACCGGCGACATCTTCCACTCGCTGCGGTGCGACTGCGGCCCGCAGTTGGAGGCGTCCATGGAGCGCATCACCGAAGCCGGCCGCGGCGTGGTCGTCTACCTTCGCGGCCACGAGGGCCGCGGCATCGGGCTGCTGTCCAAGCTGCGCGCGTACGAACTCCAGGAGCGCGGCCGCGACACGCTGGACGCCAATCTCGAACTCGGGCTGCCCGCCGACGCCCGCGACTACGCCGCCGGCGCGCAGATCCTCGACGACCTCGGCGTCCGCAGCCTGCGGCTGCTGACCAACAACCCCGACAAGATCACCGCGCTGGTGCGGCACGGCCTGAAGGTCGAGGGCCGTGAACCCATGGCGGTGCAGGCGGGCGAGCACAACCTGCGGTACCTGCGCACCAAGCGGGACCGGATGGGCCACGACCTGCCCTGGCTGGACGCCGCCACCGCCGCGTCCACCTGCGGCAACCAGTAA
- a CDS encoding hemolysin family protein, whose translation MITPLLLLCAAFLLILANGFFVAAEFGLVTVERADAERAAAEGDRRARSVVRALRELSFQLSGTQLGITITSLVVGMLAEPALAQLLDGPLTAIGIPDGAVSGVAVAIGMLLASAVQMVIGELVPKNWAVSRPLQVARFVAGPQHAFSTVFRPVIALLNAVANRLVRAFGVEPAEELASARTPGELVSLARHSARAGALEQDTADLFVRTLSLGRLTAQHVMTPRVKMSALQSDATAADVLNLTRATGLSRFPVYRDRIDEVVGMVHLKDALAVQAHQRLRTPVGRIAVPPLLVPETLPVQQLLERLRSEQPIAVVVDEYGGTAGVVTLEDIVEELVGEVRDEHDAEGDGRPELAPAAPEDGRPAWEADGSCRVLTLRRIGLDVPDGPYETVAGLVADLLGRIPAPGDRAELPGWRLSVRQVDRYRAERVRLVRTAVEPVEVAR comes from the coding sequence ATGATCACCCCGCTACTGCTGCTCTGCGCGGCCTTCCTGCTCATCCTCGCCAACGGCTTCTTCGTGGCCGCCGAATTCGGCCTCGTCACGGTGGAGCGCGCGGACGCCGAGCGCGCCGCGGCCGAGGGCGACCGCCGCGCCCGCAGTGTCGTACGAGCCCTGCGCGAGCTGTCGTTCCAGCTCTCCGGCACCCAGCTCGGCATCACCATCACCTCGCTCGTCGTCGGCATGCTCGCCGAGCCCGCGCTGGCGCAGCTCCTCGACGGGCCGCTCACCGCGATCGGCATACCCGACGGGGCCGTGTCCGGCGTCGCCGTCGCCATCGGCATGCTGCTCGCTTCCGCCGTGCAGATGGTCATCGGCGAGCTCGTCCCGAAGAACTGGGCCGTGTCACGGCCGCTGCAGGTCGCCCGGTTCGTGGCCGGTCCGCAGCACGCCTTCTCGACCGTCTTCCGGCCCGTGATCGCCCTCCTCAACGCCGTCGCCAACCGGCTCGTCCGGGCCTTCGGCGTCGAACCGGCCGAGGAGCTCGCCTCCGCCCGCACCCCCGGCGAACTGGTCTCCCTCGCCCGCCACTCGGCCCGCGCCGGCGCGCTGGAGCAGGACACGGCCGACCTCTTCGTGCGGACCCTCTCGCTCGGGCGGCTCACCGCCCAGCACGTCATGACCCCGCGCGTGAAGATGAGCGCCCTGCAGTCCGACGCGACCGCGGCGGACGTCCTCAACCTCACCCGCGCCACCGGGCTCTCCCGGTTTCCCGTCTACCGCGACCGGATCGACGAGGTCGTCGGCATGGTCCACCTGAAGGACGCCCTGGCCGTCCAGGCCCACCAGCGGCTGCGCACCCCCGTCGGCCGCATCGCCGTCCCGCCGCTGCTGGTCCCCGAGACCCTGCCGGTGCAGCAGCTCCTGGAGCGGCTGCGCAGCGAGCAGCCGATCGCCGTCGTCGTCGACGAGTACGGCGGCACGGCGGGCGTCGTCACCCTGGAGGACATCGTCGAGGAGCTCGTCGGCGAGGTACGCGACGAGCACGACGCCGAGGGCGACGGCCGGCCCGAGCTGGCCCCCGCCGCGCCCGAGGACGGCAGGCCCGCGTGGGAGGCCGACGGCAGCTGCCGCGTCCTCACGCTGCGGCGGATAGGGCTCGACGTGCCCGACGGCCCGTACGAGACCGTCGCCGGGCTCGTCGCCGATCTCCTCGGCCGCATCCCGGCGCCCGGCGACCGGGCCGAGCTGCCCGGCTGGCGCCTGTCGGTGCGGCAGGTGGACCGGTACCGGGCCGAACGCGTGCGGCTCGTGCGTACGGCCGTCGAGCCGGTGGAGGTGGCCCGGTGA
- the ribH gene encoding 6,7-dimethyl-8-ribityllumazine synthase: MSGKGTPELSVRNCGDLRVAVIAAQWHEKIMDGLVDGALRALHELGIDEPTLLRVPGSFELPVVAKVLAGRGYDAIVALGVVIRGGTPHFEYVCQGVTHGLTQVCVDTGVPVGFGVLTCDTEEQALDRAGLEGSNEDKGHEAVTAAVATAATLRSVSEPWR; encoded by the coding sequence GTGAGCGGCAAGGGCACACCCGAACTGTCCGTACGCAACTGCGGAGACCTCCGCGTGGCCGTGATCGCGGCCCAGTGGCACGAGAAGATCATGGACGGCCTCGTCGACGGCGCCCTGCGCGCCCTGCACGAGCTGGGCATCGACGAGCCGACCCTGCTGCGGGTCCCCGGCAGCTTCGAGCTCCCGGTCGTCGCCAAGGTGCTCGCCGGCCGCGGCTACGACGCGATCGTCGCGCTCGGCGTCGTCATCCGCGGCGGCACGCCCCACTTCGAGTACGTGTGCCAGGGCGTCACCCACGGCCTCACCCAGGTGTGCGTCGACACGGGCGTCCCCGTCGGCTTCGGCGTGCTGACCTGTGACACCGAGGAGCAGGCGCTCGACCGGGCCGGTCTCGAGGGCTCGAACGAGGACAAGGGACACGAGGCGGTCACCGCCGCCGTGGCCACCGCCGCGACGCTGCGTTCAGTATCTGAACCCTGGCGCTGA
- the ribD gene encoding bifunctional diaminohydroxyphosphoribosylaminopyrimidine deaminase/5-amino-6-(5-phosphoribosylamino)uracil reductase RibD has protein sequence MATAADLDAMRRAIALAARGLGSTSPNPVVGCVITDASGRPVGEGFHQRAGGPHAEIHALRDAGERACGGTAYVTLEPCNHTGRTGPCAQALAEAGIARVVYAVADPNPGAAGGADTLRAAGVQVEQGLLADEAEAGNTAWLTSVRRGRPYVLWKYAATLDGRIAAADGTSRWISSPESRADVHRLRAEADAVVVGSGTARADDPHLAVRGIDGAVQPLRVVVDTDATAVKPGARVLDDAAPTLIAVADDAETGLPDVVRLPRDGRGLSVPALLDALFERGVRSVLLEGGPTLAGSFVAAGAVDAVVGYLAPVLLGEGRTALADAGITTITEALRLDVVETARIGTDLRITATPKER, from the coding sequence GTGGCCACCGCAGCCGATCTGGACGCCATGCGCCGAGCCATCGCGCTCGCCGCCCGCGGACTCGGCTCCACCAGCCCCAACCCGGTCGTCGGGTGCGTCATCACCGACGCCTCCGGCCGGCCCGTCGGCGAGGGCTTCCACCAGCGCGCCGGCGGCCCGCACGCCGAGATCCACGCCCTGCGGGACGCGGGGGAGCGCGCATGCGGCGGCACCGCGTACGTCACCCTCGAACCCTGCAACCACACCGGCCGCACCGGCCCCTGCGCCCAGGCCCTCGCCGAGGCCGGGATCGCCCGGGTGGTCTACGCGGTCGCCGACCCGAACCCGGGGGCCGCCGGCGGCGCCGACACCCTGCGCGCCGCCGGCGTCCAGGTCGAGCAGGGCCTGCTCGCCGACGAGGCCGAGGCGGGGAACACCGCCTGGCTCACCTCCGTCCGCCGCGGCCGGCCCTACGTCCTGTGGAAGTACGCCGCCACCCTCGACGGCCGCATCGCCGCCGCCGACGGCACCAGCCGCTGGATCAGCTCGCCCGAGTCCCGCGCCGACGTCCACCGGCTGCGCGCCGAGGCCGACGCCGTGGTCGTCGGCTCCGGCACCGCACGCGCCGACGACCCGCACCTCGCGGTCCGCGGCATCGACGGCGCCGTACAGCCCCTGCGCGTCGTCGTCGACACCGACGCCACCGCCGTCAAGCCCGGCGCCCGCGTCCTCGACGACGCCGCGCCGACGCTGATCGCGGTCGCCGACGACGCCGAGACCGGCCTGCCCGACGTCGTACGCCTGCCCAGGGACGGCCGCGGCCTCTCCGTACCGGCCCTGCTGGACGCCCTGTTCGAGCGCGGCGTCCGCTCCGTACTCCTCGAAGGCGGCCCGACGCTGGCCGGCTCCTTCGTCGCCGCGGGAGCCGTCGACGCCGTCGTCGGCTATCTCGCCCCGGTACTCCTCGGCGAAGGCCGCACCGCCCTCGCCGACGCCGGAATCACCACCATCACCGAAGCGTTGCGGCTCGACGTGGTCGAGACCGCCCGCATCGGCACCGACCTCCGTATCACTGCCACCCCCAAGGAGCGCTGA
- a CDS encoding MFS transporter: MPIARLVRARYAVAAVFCVHGAVTGSFATRVPWIQDHAGVGAGLLGVALAFPAIGASVAMPLAGAISHRFGARNALRGLLALWTLALSLPALAPNVYALCAALFVFGATAGMSDVAMNALGVEVENRLDRSIMSSLHGMWSVGALLGSAGGTLAAHLGSDARIHHLLASAVLTVAGLVACQGVLDLRSTPDEEPPPRFALPPRSAVIIGAIGFCGVFAEGASLDWSAVYLRDELGTSAGLAAASTTAFALTMAVARLVGDRGVDRFGAVRTVRVGGVLATAGGVLVVLAPHPGAAMAGFGCIGLGIAVVVPLAFAAAGRSGKNPSLAIAGVATITYTSGLIAPSAIGGIADLTSLVVSFGLVTVLAFGLVLGAGVLRGSTRDGAVSAPARESAPEQLQS; encoded by the coding sequence ATGCCGATCGCACGACTGGTCCGGGCCCGGTACGCCGTGGCCGCCGTCTTCTGCGTCCACGGCGCCGTCACCGGCAGCTTCGCCACCCGCGTCCCGTGGATCCAGGACCACGCGGGGGTCGGGGCCGGCCTGCTCGGCGTGGCGCTCGCGTTCCCCGCGATCGGCGCGTCCGTCGCGATGCCGCTCGCCGGGGCGATCAGCCACCGCTTCGGCGCGCGCAACGCGCTGCGCGGACTGCTTGCGCTCTGGACGCTGGCCCTGTCGCTCCCGGCGCTGGCTCCGAACGTGTACGCGCTCTGCGCGGCGCTGTTCGTGTTCGGCGCGACGGCGGGGATGTCGGACGTCGCGATGAACGCGCTCGGCGTCGAGGTCGAGAACCGGCTCGACCGCTCGATCATGTCCAGCCTGCACGGCATGTGGAGCGTGGGCGCCCTGCTCGGCTCCGCGGGCGGCACACTCGCCGCACATCTGGGCAGCGACGCGCGGATCCACCATCTGCTCGCCTCCGCCGTGCTCACCGTGGCCGGGCTGGTGGCCTGCCAGGGCGTGCTGGACCTGCGCAGCACGCCGGACGAGGAGCCTCCGCCGCGGTTCGCGCTGCCGCCGCGCTCGGCGGTGATCATCGGCGCGATCGGGTTCTGCGGGGTGTTCGCGGAGGGCGCGAGCCTGGACTGGTCCGCGGTGTACCTGCGGGACGAGCTGGGTACGTCGGCGGGGCTCGCGGCCGCCTCCACCACCGCGTTCGCGCTGACCATGGCGGTGGCCCGGCTGGTCGGGGACCGGGGGGTGGACCGCTTCGGCGCGGTCCGCACGGTCCGCGTCGGGGGCGTGCTGGCGACGGCCGGCGGCGTCCTGGTCGTGCTGGCACCGCACCCGGGGGCCGCGATGGCGGGGTTCGGGTGCATCGGCCTCGGCATCGCCGTGGTCGTGCCGCTGGCCTTCGCGGCGGCGGGGCGGAGCGGGAAGAACCCGAGCCTGGCGATCGCGGGGGTCGCGACGATCACGTACACGTCGGGGCTGATCGCGCCGTCGGCGATCGGGGGGATCGCGGATCTGACGTCGCTGGTCGTGTCGTTCGGCCTGGTGACGGTGCTGGCGTTCGGGCTGGTGCTGGGAGCGGGGGTGCTGCGCGGCAGCACCCGCGACGGCGCGGTGTCCGCCCCGGCCCGCGAGTCGGCGCCGGAGCAGCTCCAGAGCTAG
- a CDS encoding ROK family transcriptional regulator encodes MPASPSTARAINDRSALRLLQDEGPLTAGQLKTLTGLSRPTVADLVERLQGSGLIRVVGEAGEQRRGPNARLYGIVADRAHLAALDVRTQGVSVVVADLLGTTLADATLPIGSDTGTEPAVERAVALLERTAREAGVARLHSVGIGAPGLIDPGSGELRDTTGLPAWHRRLVAALQERLPATVLVENETNLAAVAEQRIGAARDRDTFVLLWLGQGVGAALFLDGRIRRGASGGAGEIGFLPVPGTGGLPGRDGCDGGFHSLAGGAAVAALGDRYGLKGDAVAMVGAAAADGPPAFLDALAERIAIGAAAAVAVLDPGCVVLGGEIGHAGGPALAARVASRMNELSPLRTEVRAGGLGGAGVLHGALLAARDAAQDDLYTPAR; translated from the coding sequence ATGCCCGCTTCCCCGAGCACCGCCAGGGCCATCAACGACCGGTCCGCCCTGCGACTCCTCCAGGACGAGGGCCCGTTGACGGCAGGTCAGCTGAAGACCCTGACCGGTCTCTCCCGGCCGACCGTCGCCGACCTCGTCGAGCGGCTCCAGGGTTCGGGGCTCATCCGGGTCGTGGGCGAGGCGGGCGAGCAGCGCCGCGGCCCCAACGCGCGGCTGTACGGGATCGTCGCCGACCGCGCCCATCTGGCGGCCCTCGACGTGCGGACCCAGGGCGTGTCGGTCGTGGTCGCGGATCTGCTCGGCACGACGCTCGCCGACGCCACGCTCCCGATCGGCAGTGACACCGGCACGGAACCGGCCGTCGAGCGGGCCGTCGCCCTGCTGGAACGCACGGCCCGCGAGGCAGGCGTGGCGCGCCTGCACAGCGTCGGCATCGGCGCGCCGGGCCTCATCGACCCGGGCAGCGGCGAACTGCGGGACACCACCGGGCTGCCCGCCTGGCACCGCCGGCTCGTCGCCGCGCTCCAGGAACGCCTCCCCGCCACCGTGCTCGTGGAGAACGAGACCAATCTGGCCGCGGTGGCGGAGCAGCGCATCGGCGCCGCGCGCGACCGCGACACCTTCGTCCTCCTCTGGCTCGGCCAGGGCGTCGGCGCCGCGCTCTTCCTCGACGGCCGCATCCGCCGCGGCGCCTCGGGCGGCGCCGGTGAGATCGGCTTCCTCCCGGTCCCGGGCACCGGCGGCCTGCCGGGGAGGGACGGCTGCGACGGCGGCTTCCACTCCCTGGCGGGCGGGGCGGCCGTCGCCGCACTCGGTGACCGGTACGGCCTGAAGGGCGACGCGGTCGCGATGGTCGGGGCGGCGGCCGCCGACGGCCCCCCGGCCTTCCTCGACGCCCTGGCCGAGCGCATCGCCATCGGGGCCGCCGCGGCCGTCGCCGTACTCGATCCGGGCTGTGTGGTGCTCGGCGGCGAGATCGGCCACGCGGGCGGCCCGGCGCTCGCCGCCCGGGTGGCGAGCCGGATGAACGAGCTCTCGCCGCTGCGCACGGAGGTGCGGGCGGGTGGACTCGGCGGCGCGGGTGTGCTCCACGGCGCCCTGCTGGCGGCGCGCGACGCGGCCCAGGACGACCTCTACACACCGGCCCGCTAG
- a CDS encoding phosphoribosyl-ATP diphosphatase, translating into MSKKTFEELFAELQHKAANGDPATSRTAELVDKGVHAIGKKVVEEAAEVWMAAEYEGKEAAAEEISQLLYHVQVMMVARGISLDDVYAHL; encoded by the coding sequence ATGTCCAAGAAGACGTTCGAGGAGCTCTTCGCCGAGCTCCAGCACAAGGCCGCCAACGGCGACCCGGCCACCTCCCGCACCGCCGAGCTCGTGGACAAGGGCGTCCATGCCATCGGCAAGAAGGTCGTCGAGGAGGCGGCCGAAGTGTGGATGGCCGCCGAGTACGAGGGCAAGGAAGCCGCCGCCGAGGAGATCTCCCAGCTGCTGTACCACGTCCAGGTGATGATGGTCGCGCGCGGGATCAGCCTCGACGACGTCTACGCCCACCTCTGA